The proteins below come from a single Tachypleus tridentatus isolate NWPU-2018 chromosome 13, ASM421037v1, whole genome shotgun sequence genomic window:
- the LOC143236379 gene encoding uncharacterized protein LOC143236379 has product MHTEMGDRFISLKKLDSGFGFLLDIKELMSTTNENSLKQICIFMGSSHDTDLDGLEVFSEIMDCRMLFKTRADVKLSTPEDLLCFIVQYGDDVFPNLRVGLQILLTVATSIASCERSFSKLKLILSYLRLSMGQKRLSALALLSVEREITDSINFEELIDKFAAAKARKISL; this is encoded by the coding sequence ATGCATACAGAAATGGGAGACAGATTCATCAGCTTGAAGAAACTGGACTCTGGTTTTGGCTTTCTTTTAGATATAAAGGAACTGATGTCCACAACTAATGAGAATAGCTTGAAACAGATATGCATTTTTATGGGTAGCTCTCACGATACAGACTTGGATGGTTTAGAGGTGTTCAGTGAAATAATGGACTGCCGAATGCTATTCAAGACAAGGGCTGATGTTAAGCTTTCCACACCAGAGGACCTGCTTTGCTTCATTGTGCAGTATGGGGATGATGTATTTCCAAATCTGAGAGTTGGTCTGCAGATCTTACTGACTGTTGCAACATCTATTGCCAGTTGTGAAAGGTCTTTTAGTAAGTTAAAACTTATCCTGTCTTACCTGAGATTATCTATGGGACAGAAAAGATTGTCAGCCTTGGCTTTGCTGAGTGTGGAGCGAGAGATTACCGACAGCATAAATTTTGAGGAACTAATCGATAAATTTGCAGCAGCAAAGGCAAGAAAAATTTCTCTTTGA